Proteins from a single region of Pseudomonas phenolilytica:
- a CDS encoding YbaN family protein — translation MAHRDIPQQRNAVVRYALLTVGWLAVALGVVGIFLPVLPTTPFMLLAAACFVRSSERFYVWLVEHPRLGPWFRDYLEGNGIPLKGKAYTILTMWVSIGISCWLVPLVWARIAMLLSAALVTLYIVKQKTLHTVEAKPRQ, via the coding sequence GTGGCGCACCGCGATATTCCCCAGCAGCGCAACGCCGTGGTGCGCTATGCGCTGCTGACGGTCGGCTGGCTCGCGGTGGCGCTTGGCGTAGTGGGGATCTTCCTGCCGGTGCTGCCGACCACCCCCTTCATGCTGCTGGCAGCTGCCTGCTTCGTGCGCAGCTCGGAGCGTTTCTACGTCTGGCTCGTCGAGCACCCGCGCCTCGGCCCCTGGTTCCGCGACTACCTGGAAGGCAACGGCATTCCGCTCAAGGGCAAGGCCTACACCATCCTCACCATGTGGGTGAGTATCGGAATTTCCTGCTGGCTGGTGCCGCTCGTCTGGGCACGCATCGCCATGTTGCTCAGCGCTGCGCTGGTCACGCTGTACATCGTCAAACAGAAAACCCTGCACACGGTCGAAGCCAAACCACGCCAGTGA
- a CDS encoding tryptophan synthase subunit beta has product MLYIARGPDGQLRRVEAEPFDEMTGTIPAGCDEALSWFASSEDEHTQRVGLQASDLEMVRVLEDLIGVLIDRGVIRFTDLPEVAQRKLRARQQTRARLGGLSALLSDDEEPRLP; this is encoded by the coding sequence ATGCTCTATATCGCGCGAGGACCGGACGGGCAGCTTCGGCGGGTCGAGGCCGAGCCATTCGATGAGATGACCGGAACGATTCCCGCGGGTTGCGATGAGGCGCTGAGCTGGTTCGCAAGCAGTGAAGATGAGCACACGCAGCGGGTCGGCTTGCAGGCATCTGACCTGGAGATGGTGCGGGTTCTGGAAGACCTGATCGGCGTGTTGATCGATCGCGGCGTGATCCGTTTTACCGACCTGCCGGAAGTGGCCCAGCGCAAACTGCGCGCCCGCCAGCAGACCCGTGCTCGACTGGGTGGGCTGAGCGCTCTGTTGAGCGACGATGAGGAGCCGCGGCTGCCTTAA
- the lapG gene encoding cysteine protease LapG, with amino-acid sequence MQSLQSGRASRRPLVLLFALALLSAPLWNLARSSNWQQWDFERIYPVLKKRYGAAEDALPRVAAWQQLLRDSGALPEREQLAEVNRFFNRQIQFSDDIWVWEQDDYWATPVESLIRGAGDCEDYALAKYFTLRRLGVPSDKLRITYVKALRLNQAHMVLTYYATPGADPLVLDNIDGTIRPASQRSDLLPVYAFNAEGLYLPGAGGGKRSGDGKRLSRWQDVLRKMRAEGFVVGEG; translated from the coding sequence ATGCAGTCTTTGCAGTCTGGTCGTGCAAGCCGCCGCCCGCTGGTGCTGCTTTTCGCGCTCGCCCTGCTCAGCGCACCGCTATGGAATCTGGCGCGCTCGTCCAACTGGCAACAGTGGGATTTCGAGCGCATCTACCCGGTTCTGAAAAAGCGCTACGGGGCCGCGGAGGATGCGCTGCCGCGGGTAGCGGCCTGGCAGCAGCTTCTGCGAGACAGCGGCGCACTGCCCGAGCGGGAGCAGCTCGCCGAGGTCAACCGCTTCTTCAACCGACAGATTCAGTTCAGCGACGACATCTGGGTCTGGGAGCAGGACGATTACTGGGCCACGCCTGTCGAATCCCTGATCCGCGGTGCCGGTGACTGCGAGGACTACGCCCTCGCCAAGTACTTCACCCTGCGTCGGCTGGGCGTGCCCAGCGACAAGCTGCGCATCACCTACGTCAAGGCGCTGCGGCTGAATCAGGCGCACATGGTGCTGACCTACTACGCGACGCCCGGCGCCGATCCGCTGGTGCTGGATAACATCGACGGCACCATCCGCCCCGCCTCGCAGCGCAGCGACCTGCTGCCGGTGTATGCCTTCAATGCCGAAGGGCTGTATCTGCCCGGTGCGGGCGGTGGTAAACGTAGCGGAGATGGCAAAAGGCTGTCACGCTGGCAGGACGTTCTGCGAAAGATGCGTGCCGAAGGATTCGTGGTCGGCGAGGGCTAG
- a CDS encoding EAL domain-containing protein, with the protein MSLLKQLFLAICLFLVVAFAGSFFASIEHSREQSISQLRSHAQDAATALALSMTPHVDDPVMLELLVNSIFDSGYFSSIRIVSIADGQPIVERSSNIVTEQVPDWFAALVDLPAQGGDALIMRGWEQAARVEVISHPAFALAKVWDSTVATLYWLLGCGVVSALLGGWLLRSQLRPLDRMVEQAQAITRREFVTLPELPRTPELRRVVQAMNQMVAKLQALFAEEAARSERLHQQAFRDELTGLANRRLLDQRLAIQLTPAEHHGGGYLLLIRIHDLNRLNQQLGSQQTDQLVAAVGARLGRVPDEQGQPHWLAARSRGGDFVLLAPGLHEAHAARLAETLSADLQALRPRGTHDEGPLVHIGYTAFHIGDSPAAVLERADHALAQALGSDRAWWECSHATALLHSEHEWYRALDEALEQRDLAVFVQPVVLADNPQQLVHQKLLARLPIADGVVLTAGSFLPWLERLGWTARFDRLMLELAIERLRQAPTPLAVSLSSATLRDPDGLEPIIQLLRDHPEQTRLLCLELDARHLPVNATLQHCSQALRDTGAQIGLQHFGGDFSKLGSLLRLALVYLKIDGTYIRNIDQDGDKRDFIEALYRTTHSIDLPLIAEMVETEGERTTLAALGVHGVMGHAVGTPRPWQ; encoded by the coding sequence ATGTCGTTACTCAAGCAGCTGTTTCTCGCCATCTGCCTGTTCCTCGTCGTGGCCTTCGCCGGGAGCTTCTTCGCCAGCATCGAGCATTCGCGCGAACAGTCGATCAGCCAGCTTCGCTCCCATGCCCAGGACGCCGCCACCGCACTGGCGCTGTCGATGACGCCGCATGTCGATGATCCGGTCATGCTCGAATTGCTGGTCAATTCGATCTTCGACAGCGGCTATTTCAGCAGCATCCGTATCGTCTCGATCGCCGATGGCCAACCGATCGTCGAACGCAGCAGCAACATCGTCACCGAGCAGGTGCCGGACTGGTTCGCCGCACTGGTGGATCTGCCGGCACAGGGCGGCGACGCACTGATCATGCGCGGCTGGGAGCAGGCGGCGCGCGTGGAAGTGATCAGTCACCCTGCCTTCGCCCTAGCCAAGGTCTGGGACAGCACCGTGGCGACGCTTTACTGGCTGCTGGGCTGCGGCGTGGTCAGCGCGCTGTTGGGCGGCTGGCTGTTGCGCAGCCAGTTGCGCCCGCTCGATCGCATGGTGGAGCAGGCGCAGGCCATCACCCGGCGCGAGTTCGTCACCCTGCCCGAGCTACCGCGCACCCCGGAGCTACGGCGCGTCGTGCAAGCGATGAATCAGATGGTCGCCAAGCTGCAAGCCCTCTTCGCCGAGGAGGCGGCGCGCAGTGAGCGGCTCCATCAGCAGGCCTTCCGCGACGAGCTGACCGGGCTGGCCAACCGGCGCCTGCTGGACCAGCGCCTGGCGATCCAGCTGACGCCAGCAGAGCATCACGGCGGCGGTTATCTGCTGCTGATCCGCATCCACGATCTGAACCGTCTCAACCAGCAGCTCGGCAGCCAACAGACCGATCAGCTCGTCGCCGCGGTCGGTGCCCGCCTCGGGCGCGTACCGGACGAACAGGGCCAACCTCACTGGCTCGCCGCGCGCAGCCGCGGCGGTGATTTTGTCCTGCTGGCACCCGGGCTGCACGAAGCGCATGCCGCCCGCCTCGCCGAAACGCTGAGCGCCGATCTGCAAGCGCTGCGACCGCGCGGTACGCACGACGAGGGCCCGCTGGTTCACATTGGCTATACCGCCTTTCACATCGGCGATTCACCCGCGGCGGTGCTGGAGCGGGCCGACCATGCGCTGGCGCAGGCATTGGGTAGCGACCGCGCATGGTGGGAATGCAGCCATGCGACGGCGCTTCTGCACAGCGAGCACGAGTGGTATCGCGCGCTCGACGAGGCGCTCGAGCAGCGTGACCTGGCCGTCTTCGTGCAACCGGTGGTACTGGCCGACAACCCGCAGCAGCTCGTGCATCAGAAGTTGCTGGCGCGCCTGCCGATCGCCGATGGCGTCGTCCTCACTGCCGGCAGCTTTCTGCCGTGGCTGGAACGGTTGGGCTGGACGGCGCGCTTCGACCGGCTGATGCTCGAACTGGCCATCGAACGCCTGCGCCAGGCGCCCACTCCGTTGGCCGTCAGCCTTTCCAGCGCCACGTTGCGCGACCCGGACGGCCTGGAACCCATCATCCAACTGCTGCGTGACCATCCCGAGCAAACCCGCTTGCTCTGCCTGGAACTGGACGCCCGTCACCTGCCGGTGAACGCCACGCTGCAACATTGCAGCCAGGCGCTGCGCGACACCGGCGCGCAGATCGGCCTGCAGCATTTCGGCGGCGATTTCAGCAAGCTCGGCAGTTTGCTGAGGCTGGCATTGGTCTATCTGAAAATCGACGGAACCTACATCCGCAACATCGACCAGGACGGCGACAAGCGCGACTTCATCGAGGCGCTCTACCGCACGACACACAGCATCGATCTGCCGCTGATCGCCGAGATGGTGGAGACCGAAGGCGAACGCACGACGCTGGCTGCGCTCGGCGTGCATGGCGTCATGGGTCACGCGGTTGGCACGCCCCGCCCGTGGCAATAG
- a CDS encoding retention module-containing protein: protein MAKLIGTVRQVVGEAFAVGEDGVRRLLIEGDRLYAGERVITSAGGAVDIDLVGAGELMLGRESDLLLDEQLLVAAEGGTQAAPPITSATELADVEALQRAIAAGEDPTLVAPATAAGPAAGGAGGAGGGNSFVLLNEVGGAIDPTIGFPTRGLGGIPEFPDLEVAPLEETPEPVDGVPLAVDDLTQISEDTPSIAGNVLSNDQPGSDGGIRVVSVGTVAGTFGQLVLNADGTYSYALNSSLPAVQGLDEGETLTETFTYTMQDADGDPSSATLTITITGSNDGPTLSLVATDSLVDEAGLSSGSAAAGDGEFASGSFTLADTDGLDDLQSVTINGKTVAIGDLQGETFAGDHGTLTVTAYNAATGVASYTYELTEATTDGAGTETDTFSLSVTDGTGSSTPASLVIEIVDDVPHAVADSASVGEDSVTAITGNVLTNDLHANGQPGADTPTSFVNWTSTTAAHGTFTDLGGGNYSYLINPADAAVQGLDEGETLTETFTYTMQDADGDPSSATLTITITGSNDGPTLSLVATDSLVDEAGLSSGSAAAGDGEFASGSFTLADTDGLDDLQSVTINGKTVAIGDLQGETFAGDHGTLTVTAYNAATGVASYTYELTEATTDGAGTETDTFSLSVTDGTGSSTPASLVIEIVDDVPHAVADSASVGEDSVTAITGNVLTNDLHANGQPGADTPTSFVNWTSTTATHGTFTDLGGGNYSYLINPADAAVQGLDEGETLTETFTYTMQDADGDPSSATLTITITGSNDGPTLSLVATDSLVDEAGLSSGSAAAGDGEFASGSFTLADTDGLDDLQSVTINGKTVAIGDLQGETFAGDHGTLTVTAYNAATGVASYTYELTEATTDGAGTETDTFSLSVTDGTGSSTPASLVIEIVDDVPHAVADSASVGEDSVTAITGNVLTNDLHANGQPGADTPTSFVNWTSTTATHGTFTDLGGGNYSYLINPADAAVQGLDEGETLTETFTYTMQDADGDPSSATLTITITGSNDGPTLSLVATDSLVDEAGLSSGSAAAGDGEFASGSFTLADTDGLDDLQSVTINGKTVAIGDLQGETFAGDHGTLTVTAYNAATGVASYTYELTEATTDGAGTETDTFSLSVTDGTGSSTPASLVIEIVDDVPHAVADSASVGEDSVTAITGNVLTNDLHANGQPGADTPTSFVNWTSTTATHGTFTDLGGGNYSYLINPADAAVQGLDEGETLTETFTYTMQDADGDPSSATLTITITGSNDGPTLSLVATDSLVDEAGLSSGSAAAGDGEFASGSFTLADTDGLDDLQSVTINGKTVAIGDLQGETFAGDHGTLTVTAYNAATGVASYTYELTEATTDGAGTETDTFSLSVTDGTGSSTPASLVIEIVDDVPHAVADSASVGEDSVTAITGNVLTNDLHANGQPGADTPTSFVNWTSTTATHGTFTDLGGGNYSYLINPADAAVQGLDEGETLTETFTYTMQDADGDPSSATLTITITGSNDGPTLSLVATDSLVDEAGLSSGSAAAGDGEFASGSFTLADTDGLDDLQSVTINGKTVAIGDLQGETFAGDHGTLTVTAYNAATGVASYTYELTEATTDGAGTETDTFSLSVTDGTGSSTPASLVIEIVDDVPHAVADSASVGEDSVTAITGNVLTNDLHANGQPGADTPTSFVNWTSTTATHGTFTDLGGGNYSYLINPADAAVQGLDEGETLTETFTYTMQDADGDPSSATLTITITGSNDGPTLSVVGANVSELGLPSGSDATGYSEFATGTFTFGDVDGLDDIQTVTIGGTAVNIANLIGSSFAGAYGVLNILGYNDETGVVSYQYQLTSPTTDVDGVTEADTFTISVSDGAASTSSDLVIGIADDLPSLGAFVAATIPNEVGTVNGTFAVVPGADGLGGFEITGPTLDGVTYQTTQNFSGGMFVSTTLTALTDTNQQVFTLTVSADGTYSFQLIAPEAGYTEAIDFTSLEPGKPISVASSIENGWTFDGLLFSGTSPTTFTNPDSGSGSNSDLLNISGNGFGLGSASSVPDNAGFLYTQQGGADSLRFFADISSSLEGKGTVQISWAAYGSTVGGTPLAVSTQSITLTADGWVTIDPGVSFENLVVRVDVIGANTGGIRVQDFSYSREVLPDDQSLSFGIVAQDGDGDLSAPSTLDVQITAADSSDAFTLIGTAGDDVIAASSLTDSISGNTGFDIVDYGDATTAIAASLLSGTGTLGDALGDSYTGIEGLAGGTGDDVLTGNTLDNYLAGGAGSDTLVGGEGDDVLDGGIGADILQGGIGDDVLIGGAGTDALEGGSGMDIADYSADGVGITVDLESGAPGIGGLAAGDTYLDMEGVIGGSGDDLLAGDTQDNYLDGGLGDDVLSGGGGDDVLIGGLGDDSMTGGAGRDTFVWRAGDNGSDTISDFHIDPAGVTSDVLDLSELLSGVDADSATLDNYLTFAFGNDTVISVSVTPGGAPVQDITLAGVDLADLYGTTNEAAVIDSLLADNALKVDNT from the coding sequence AGGACGGCGTACGCCGGTTGCTTATCGAGGGCGATCGTCTGTATGCCGGCGAGCGGGTGATAACCAGCGCAGGCGGGGCGGTGGATATCGACCTGGTCGGAGCGGGCGAACTCATGCTGGGGCGCGAATCCGACCTGCTGCTCGACGAGCAATTGCTGGTCGCTGCCGAGGGCGGTACCCAGGCGGCACCACCGATCACATCGGCGACCGAGCTGGCCGACGTCGAGGCTCTGCAGCGCGCCATCGCGGCCGGTGAAGACCCGACCCTGGTCGCTCCAGCCACGGCCGCGGGTCCGGCAGCTGGTGGCGCGGGTGGCGCCGGTGGTGGTAATTCCTTCGTGCTGTTGAATGAAGTCGGTGGGGCTATCGATCCCACTATCGGTTTCCCGACCCGGGGCCTGGGCGGTATCCCGGAGTTTCCCGATCTGGAAGTGGCACCGCTCGAGGAAACGCCCGAGCCGGTAGATGGCGTTCCCCTGGCTGTCGATGACCTGACGCAGATCAGCGAGGACACACCGAGCATCGCAGGCAATGTGCTGAGCAACGACCAACCGGGCAGCGATGGCGGTATCCGCGTCGTTTCGGTCGGTACCGTCGCCGGCACCTTCGGTCAGCTGGTTCTCAATGCCGACGGTACCTACAGCTATGCGCTTAACAGCAGCCTGCCGGCCGTACAGGGCCTGGACGAGGGCGAAACCCTCACCGAAACCTTCACCTACACCATGCAGGACGCCGACGGCGATCCGTCCAGCGCAACGCTGACCATCACCATCACCGGCAGCAACGATGGCCCGACCCTGAGCCTTGTCGCCACCGACAGCCTCGTCGACGAAGCCGGTCTGAGCAGCGGTTCGGCGGCGGCTGGCGACGGCGAGTTCGCCTCCGGCAGCTTCACCCTGGCCGACACCGATGGCCTGGACGACCTGCAGAGCGTGACCATCAACGGCAAGACCGTGGCGATTGGTGACCTGCAGGGCGAAACCTTCGCCGGCGACCACGGCACCCTGACGGTCACCGCCTACAACGCCGCCACCGGCGTGGCGAGCTACACCTACGAACTGACCGAAGCGACCACCGACGGCGCCGGCACCGAGACCGACACCTTCAGCCTGAGCGTGACCGACGGCACCGGCAGCTCGACCCCGGCCAGCCTGGTCATCGAAATCGTCGACGACGTCCCGCACGCCGTGGCCGACAGCGCCAGCGTGGGCGAGGACAGCGTCACCGCGATCACCGGCAACGTGCTGACCAACGACCTGCACGCCAACGGCCAGCCGGGCGCCGACACCCCGACCAGCTTCGTCAACTGGACCAGCACCACGGCGGCGCACGGCACCTTCACCGACCTGGGCGGCGGCAACTACAGCTACCTGATCAACCCGGCCGATGCCGCGGTGCAGGGCCTGGACGAAGGTGAAACCCTCACCGAGACCTTCACCTACACCATGCAGGACGCCGACGGTGATCCGTCCAGCGCAACGCTGACCATCACCATCACCGGCAGCAACGACGGCCCGACCCTGAGCCTTGTCGCCACCGACAGCCTCGTCGACGAAGCCGGTCTGAGCAGCGGTTCGGCGGCGGCTGGCGACGGCGAGTTCGCCTCCGGCAGCTTCACCCTGGCCGACACCGATGGCCTGGACGACCTGCAGAGCGTGACCATCAACGGCAAGACCGTGGCCATTGGTGACCTGCAGGGCGAAACCTTCGCCGGCGACCACGGCACCCTGACGGTCACTGCCTACAACGCCGCCACCGGCGTGGCGAGCTACACCTACGAACTGACCGAAGCGACCACCGACGGCGCCGGCACCGAGACCGACACCTTCAGCCTGAGCGTGACCGACGGCACCGGCAGCTCGACCCCGGCCAGCCTGGTCATCGAAATCGTCGACGACGTCCCGCACGCCGTGGCCGACAGCGCCAGCGTGGGCGAGGACAGCGTCACCGCGATCACCGGCAACGTGCTGACCAACGACCTGCACGCCAACGGCCAGCCGGGTGCCGACACCCCGACCAGCTTCGTCAACTGGACCAGCACCACGGCGACGCACGGCACCTTCACCGACCTGGGCGGTGGCAACTACAGCTACCTGATCAACCCGGCCGATGCCGCGGTGCAGGGCCTGGACGAGGGCGAAACCCTCACCGAGACCTTCACCTACACCATGCAGGACGCCGACGGCGATCCGTCCAGCGCAACGCTGACCATCACCATCACCGGCAGCAACGATGGCCCGACCCTGAGCCTTGTCGCCACCGACAGCCTCGTCGACGAAGCCGGCCTGAGCAGCGGCTCGGCGGCGGCCGGCGACGGTGAGTTCGCCTCCGGCAGCTTCACCCTGGCCGACACCGATGGCCTGGACGACCTGCAGAGCGTGACCATCAACGGCAAGACCGTGGCCATTGGTGACCTGCAGGGCGAGACCTTCGCCGGCGACCACGGCACCCTGACGGTCACTGCCTACAACGCCGCCACCGGCGTGGCGAGCTACACCTACGAACTGACCGAAGCGACCACCGACGGCGCCGGCACCGAGACCGACACCTTCAGCCTGAGCGTGACCGACGGCACCGGCAGCTCGACCCCGGCCAGCCTGGTCATCGAAATTGTCGACGACGTCCCGCACGCCGTGGCCGACAGCGCCAGCGTGGGCGAGGACAGCGTCACCGCGATCACCGGCAACGTGCTGACCAACGACCTGCACGCCAACGGCCAGCCGGGCGCCGACACCCCGACCAGCTTCGTCAACTGGACCAGCACCACGGCGACGCACGGCACCTTCACCGACCTGGGCGGCGGCAACTACAGCTACCTGATCAACCCGGCCGATGCCGCGGTGCAGGGCCTGGACGAGGGCGAAACCCTCACCGAGACCTTCACCTACACCATGCAGGACGCCGACGGCGATCCGTCCAGCGCAACGCTGACCATCACCATCACCGGCAGCAACGACGGCCCGACCCTGAGCCTCGTCGCCACCGACAGCCTCGTCGACGAAGCCGGCCTGAGCAGCGGCTCGGCCGCGGCCGGCGACGGCGAGTTCGCCTCCGGCAGCTTCACCCTGGCCGACACCGATGGCCTGGACGACCTGCAGAGCGTGACCATCAACGGCAAGACCGTGGCCATTGGTGACCTGCAGGGCGAGACCTTCGCCGGCGACCACGGCACCCTGACGGTCACTGCCTACAACGCCGCCACCGGCGTGGCGAGCTACACCTACGAACTGACCGAAGCGACCACCGACGGCGCCGGCACCGAGACCGACACCTTCAGCCTGAGCGTGACCGACGGCACCGGCAGCTCGACCCCGGCCAGCCTGGTCATCGAAATTGTCGACGACGTCCCGCACGCCGTGGCCGACAGCGCCAGCGTGGGCGAGGACAGCGTCACCGCGATCACCGGCAACGTGCTGACCAACGACCTGCACGCCAACGGCCAGCCGGGCGCCGACACTCCGACCAGCTTCGTCAACTGGACCAGCACCACGGCGACGCACGGCACCTTCACCGACCTGGGCGGCGGCAACTACAGCTACCTGATCAACCCGGCCGATGCCGCGGTGCAGGGCCTGGACGAGGGCGAAACCCTCACCGAGACCTTCACCTACACCATGCAGGACGCCGACGGCGATCCGTCCAGCGCAACGCTGACCATCACCATCACCGGCAGCAACGACGGCCCGACCCTGAGCCTCGTCGCCACCGACAGCCTCGTCGACGAAGCCGGCCTGAGCAGCGGCTCGGCCGCGGCCGGCGACGGCGAGTTCGCCTCCGGCAGCTTCACCCTGGCCGACACCGATGGCCTGGACGACCTGCAGAGCGTGACCATCAACGGCAAGACCGTGGCCATTGGTGACCTGCAGGGCGAGACCTTCGCCGGCGACCACGGCACCCTGACGGTCACTGCCTACAACGCCGCCACCGGCGTGGCGAGCTACACCTACGAACTGACCGAAGCGACCACCGACGGCGCCGGCACCGAGACCGACACCTTCAGCCTGAGCGTGACCGACGGCACCGGCAGCTCGACCCCGGCCAGCCTGGTCATCGAAATTGTCGACGACGTCCCGCACGCCGTGGCCGACAGCGCCAGCGTGGGCGAGGACAGCGTCACCGCGATCACCGGCAACGTGCTGACCAACGACCTGCACGCCAACGGCCAGCCGGGCGCCGACACCCCGACCAGCTTCGTCAACTGGACCAGCACCACGGCGACGCACGGCACCTTCACCGACCTGGGCGGCGGCAACTACAGCTACCTGATCAACCCGGCCGATGCCGCGGTGCAGGGCCTGGACGAGGGCGAAACCCTCACCGAGACCTTCACCTACACCATGCAGGACGCCGACGGCGATCCGTCCAGCGCAACGCTGACCATCACCATCACCGGCAGCAACGACGGCCCGACCCTGAGCCTCGTCGCCACCGACAGCCTCGTCGACGAAGCCGGCCTGAGCAGCGGCTCGGCCGCGGCCGGCGACGGCGAGTTCGCCTCCGGCAGCTTCACCCTGGCCGACACCGATGGCCTGGACGACCTGCAGAGCGTGACCATCAACGGCAAGACCGTGGCCATTGGTGACCTGCAGGGCGAGACCTTCGCCGGCGACCACGGCACCCTGACGGTCACTGCCTACAACGCCGCCACCGGCGTGGCGAGCTACACCTACGAACTGACCGAAGCGACCACCGACGGCGCCGGCACCGAGACCGACACCTTCAGCCTGAGCGTGACCGACGGCACCGGCAGCTCGACCCCGGCCAGCCTGGTCATCGAAATCGTCGACGACGTCCCGCACGCCGTGGCCGACAGCGCCAGCGTGGGCGAGGACAGCGTCACCGCGATCACCGGCAACGTGCTGACCAACGACCTGCACGCCAACGGCCAGCCGGGCGCCGACACCCCGACCAGCTTCGTCAACTGGACCAGCACCACGGCGACGCACGGCACCTTCACCGACCTGGGCGGCGGCAACTACAGCTACCTGATCAACCCGGCCGATGCCGCGGTGCAGGGCCTGGACGAGGGCGAAACCCTCACCGAGACCTTCACCTACACCATGCAGGACGCCGACGGCGATCCGTCCAGCGCAACGCTGACCATCACCATCACCGGCAGCAACGACGGCCCGACCCTGAGCGTCGTGGGGGCCAACGTCTCCGAGCTCGGCTTGCCGTCCGGCTCGGATGCCACGGGCTACAGCGAATTTGCCACGGGTACCTTCACGTTTGGCGATGTGGATGGCCTGGACGACATCCAGACCGTCACGATCGGCGGTACCGCGGTGAATATTGCCAATCTGATCGGCAGTAGTTTTGCCGGCGCGTACGGTGTGCTGAACATCCTCGGCTACAACGACGAGACGGGTGTGGTCAGCTATCAGTACCAGTTGACCAGTCCGACGACCGATGTGGATGGCGTGACGGAGGCCGATACCTTCACGATCAGCGTGTCGGATGGCGCGGCCAGTACGTCGAGCGATCTGGTTATCGGTATCGCCGATGATCTGCCGTCGCTTGGTGCTTTTGTCGCCGCGACGATTCCCAACGAAGTCGGCACGGTCAACGGCACCTTTGCGGTAGTACCGGGGGCAGATGGGCTGGGCGGCTTCGAGATCACCGGGCCGACGCTGGACGGCGTGACCTATCAGACCACGCAGAATTTCAGTGGTGGCATGTTCGTCAGCACCACGCTCACGGCGCTGACGGACACCAACCAACAGGTCTTTACCTTGACGGTGAGCGCAGACGGCACCTACAGCTTCCAGCTGATCGCGCCGGAGGCGGGTTACACCGAGGCCATCGACTTTACGAGCCTGGAACCTGGCAAGCCGATTTCCGTGGCGTCCAGCATCGAGAATGGTTGGACGTTCGACGGCCTGCTGTTCAGCGGAACCTCCCCAACGACATTTACCAACCCCGATAGCGGCAGCGGCTCCAATAGCGATCTGCTCAACATCTCGGGAAATGGGTTCGGCTTGGGGAGTGCGAGCTCCGTTCCGGACAACGCCGGTTTCCTCTACACCCAGCAGGGCGGCGCGGATAGCTTGCGTTTCTTCGCCGATATTTCATCGAGCCTGGAAGGAAAGGGCACTGTACAGATTTCCTGGGCTGCCTATGGCAGCACCGTCGGCGGTACGCCGCTGGCCGTCAGCACGCAGAGCATAACGCTGACTGCAGATGGCTGGGTCACCATCGACCCGGGCGTCTCGTTCGAGAATCTGGTGGTACGTGTCGACGTGATCGGCGCGAACACTGGCGGGATCCGGGTGCAGGATTTCTCTTATTCCCGTGAAGTGCTGCCGGACGACCAGAGTCTGTCCTTCGGCATCGTGGCGCAGGACGGTGATGGCGACCTGAGTGCGCCGTCTACCCTCGATGTACAGATTACGGCGGCCGACTCGTCAGATGCCTTCACCTTGATCGGAACGGCAGGCGACGATGTCATCGCCGCCAGCAGCCTGACCGACAGCATCAGCGGCAACACCGGCTTCGATATCGTCGACTACGGCGACGCGACCACGGCCATTGCGGCCAGCCTGCTCAGCGGGACGGGCACGCTGGGGGACGCACTCGGTGATAGCTACACGGGCATCGAAGGCCTGGCCGGCGGGACGGGCGACGACGTGCTGACCGGCAATACGCTGGACAACTACCTGGCCGGCGGCGCTGGCAGCGATACGCTGGTGGGCGGTGAGGGCGACGATGTTCTCGACGGCGGGATCGGAGCCGACATTCTGCAGGGCGGTATCGGCGATGACGTGCTGATCGGCGGGGCAGGAACGGACGCGCTGGAAGGTGGCTCCGGCATGGACATCGCCGATTACAGCGCCGACGGCGTCGGCATCACGGTCGATCTGGAGAGCGGCGCACCGGGTATTGGCGGCCTGGCTGCGGGTGATACCTACCTCGACATGGAGGGCGTGATAGGCGGCAGCGGCGACGATCTGCTGGCTGGCGACACGCAGGACAACTATCTGGACGGCGGGCTGGGCGACGACGTCCTCTCCGGTGGTGGTGGCGACGACGTCCTGATCGGCGGGTTGGGTGACGACAGCATGACCGGCGGCGCCGGCCGTGACACCTTCGTCTGGCGGGCGGGTGACAATGGCAGCGATACCATCAGCGACTTCCATATCGACCCGGCCGGTGTCACCTCGGACGTGCTCGATCTGTCGGAGCTGCTATCCGGAGTGGATGCCGACAGCGCTACGCTGGACAATTACCTGACGTTCGCCTTCGGCAACGACACGGTCATTTCGGTCAGCGTTACGCCGGGCGGTGCGCCGGTGCAGGACATTACCCTGGCCGGTGTGGATCTGGCAGATCTGTACGGCACCACCAACGAGGCGGCGGTGATCGATAGCCTGCTTGCCGACAACGCCCTGAAGGTCGACAACACCTGA